From Astatotilapia calliptera chromosome 19, fAstCal1.2, whole genome shotgun sequence, a single genomic window includes:
- the mocs1 gene encoding molybdenum cofactor biosynthesis protein 1 isoform X1, with translation MAAPVSMCCRLFDRNGALTRVRKLFARRVNRSIARSCSGVTHEENELELTDSTIAGSNFKTRATQKRLRDDSILPFSAFLTDNFGRRHNYLRISLTEKCNFRCQYCMPEEGVKLTPRGQLLSTSEVLTLARLFVQEGVDKIRLTGGEPLIRPDVLHIITELRKLEGLKTIAMTTNGMNLARLLPNLKDAGLDLINISLDSLVPAKFEFIVRRKGFHKVMEGVEKAIELGYSPVKINCVVMRGLNEDELLDFAALTEKKPLEVRFIEYMPFDGNKWNFKKMVSYQEMLDRIRQKWPDLEKLQAGQTDTAKTFKVPGFKGQLGFITSMSDHFCRSCNRLRITADGNLKVCLFGNSEVSLRDVLRSGASDEELLQIIGAAVGRKKKQHAGMFSISQMKNRPMILIAGTTSQTFLPKLQDSKRAFLISSQLKNDTFLSPATTHHLGSRKVLNREDCLCLSDSTNLTQEASVCCSGTLMSGGTHVKMHINTEKPNHNEVASLPSAEIDNDHISCHTKTECFRTRTNVTSYVNEVCLRNAQALSPNVLTSHVSRTPGAAVFCTLLIDAKINQRNHPVRFCHSQNSNKVASCKQSESNQTTDLKAQLTHTDAQGRATMVDVGGKLPTCRTAVACATVSLGPTAFRLLRDNQLAKGDALTVAQLAGIMASKQTSTLIPLCHPLPLDHTSVTFHLDELLNAVVITATCRTTGRTGVEMEALTTASVTALTVYDMCKAVSHDIIITDIKLVSKTGGEKDFHRHSKQEE, from the exons ATGACAGCATACTCCCCTTTTCAGCATTCTTGACTGACAACTTTGGCCGCAGGCACAACTACCTACGAATCTCCCTCACAGAAAAATGCAACTTCCGCT GTCAGTACTGCATGCCAGAGGAGGGGGTGAAGCTCACACCGCGGGGCCAGCTGCTATCCACCTCTGAGGTGCTGACCCTGGCTCGCCTCTTCGTCCAAGAGGGGGTGGACAAGATCCGCCTCACTGGAGGGGAGCCGCTCATCAGACCTGATGTGCTCCATATTATCA CTGAGCTCAGAAAGTTGGAGGGCCTCAAGACTATCGCCATGACAACCAATGGCATGAACTTGGCTCGGCTTTTGCCAAACCTTAAAGACGCCGGATTGGACCTGATCAACATCAGCCTGGATTCATTAGTTCCTGCCAAATTTGAGTTTATTGTCAGACGGAAAG GGTTTCACAAAGTAATGGAGGGCGTTGAAAAGGCCATTGAATTGGGCTACAGTCCTGTGAAg ATCAACTGCGTGGTCATGCGAGGCCTGAATGAGGATGAGCTGCTTGATTTTGCAGCACTGACAGAGAAGAAGCCTCTGGAGGTGCGCTTTATAGAGTACATGCCCTTCGATG GCAACAAGTGGAACTTTAAGAAGATGGTGAGCTACCAGGAGATGCTGGACCGCATCAGGCAGAAGTGGCCCGACCTGGAGAAGCTTCAAgctggacagacagacacagccaAG ACATTTAAAGTGCCAGGCTTCAAAGGTCAGCTGGGCTTCATCACCTCCATGTCCGACCATTTCTGTCGCTCCTGCAATCGTTTACGCATCACTGCAGACGGCAACCTAAAG gtgtgtttgtttggtaacTCAGAGGTCTCCCTCAGAGATGTCTTACGCTCTGGCGCGTCTGATGAAGAGCTGCTGCAAATTATTGGTGCTGCTGTGGGCCGGAAGAAGAAACAGCATGCAG GCATGTTCAGTATCTCTCAGATGAAGAACAGGCCTATGATCCTCATTG caGGTACCACATCTCAGACGTTCCTGCCAAAGCTACAAGACAGCAAGAGGGCTTTCCTCATTAGTTCCCAGCTTAAAAATGACACGTTCCTCTCTCCAGCAACAACTCATCATTTAGGCAGCAGGAAAGTCTTGAATAGAGAGGATTGTTTGTGCCTTTCAGACTCCACTAACTTAACACAGGAAGCCAGTGTTTGCTGCTCTGGAACCTTAATGAGTGGGGGTACCCATGTTAAGATGCATATCAACACAGAAAAACCTAACCACAATGAAGTAGCATCCCTTCCCTCTGCAGAGATTGATAATGATCACATTAGTTGTCACACTAAGACTGAATGTTTCAGAACACGCACAAATGTCACAAGCTATGTTAATGAAGTCTGTCTCAGGAACGCACAAGCCCTGAGTCCTAATGTTCTGACGAGCCACGTGTCCAGGACCCCAGGAGCAGCTGTTTTTTGCACACTGCTGATAGATGCCAAAATAAATCAGAGAAACCACCCTGTTAGATTCTGCCACAGTCAAAATTCCAACAAGGTTGCCAGTTGTAAACAGTCTGAGAGCAACCAGACAACAGATCTCAAAGCTCAGCTGACACATACAGACGCCCAGGGCCGCGCCACCATGGTGGATGTCGGGGGGAAACTTCCCACATGTCGAACAGCCGTAGCCTGCGCCACCGTTAGCTTAGGCCCCACCGCCTTCCGCCTGCTTCGAGATAACCAGCTGGCCAAGGGCGACGCCTTGACTGTGGCGCAGTTGGCTGGCATCATGGCTTCGAAGCAGACCTCCACCCTCATCCCCCTCTGCCACCCTTTACCCTTAGACCACACCTCTGTCACATTTCACCTGGATGAGCTTCTTAATGCCGTCGTCATCACAGCGACATGTCGCACCACGGGCAGGACGGGAGTGGAGATGGAGGCTCTGACCACTGCTTCTGTAACAGCGCTCACCGTCTACGATATGTGCAAGGCGGTGAGccatgacatcatcatcacgGATATAAAACTCGTCAGTAAGACAGGCGGTGAAAAGGACTTTCATCGTCATTCAAAACAGGAAGAATGA
- the mocs1 gene encoding molybdenum cofactor biosynthesis protein 1 isoform X3 yields MAAPVSMCCRLFDRNGALTRVRKLFARRVNRSIARSCSGVTHEENELELTDSTIAGSNFKTRATQKRLRDDSILPFSAFLTDNFGRRHNYLRISLTEKCNFRCQYCMPEEGVKLTPRGQLLSTSEVLTLARLFVQEGVDKIRLTGGEPLIRPDVLHIITELRKLEGLKTIAMTTNGMNLARLLPNLKDAGLDLINISLDSLVPAKFEFIVRRKGFHKVMEGVEKAIELGYSPVKINCVVMRGLNEDELLDFAALTEKKPLEVRFIEYMPFDGNKWNFKKMVSYQEMLDRIRQKWPDLEKLQAGQTDTAKTFKVPGFKGQLGFITSMSDHFCRSCNRLRITADGNLKVCLFGNSEVSLRDVLRSGASDEELLQIIGAAVGRKKKQHAGMFSISQMKNRPMILIGTTSQTFLPKLQDSKRAFLISSQLKNDTFLSPATTHHLGSRKVLNREDCLCLSDSTNLTQEASVCCSGTLMSGGTHVKMHINTEKPNHNEVASLPSAEIDNDHISCHTKTECFRTRTNVTSYVNEVCLRNAQALSPNVLTSHVSRTPGAAVFCTLLIDAKINQRNHPVRFCHSQNSNKVASCKQSESNQTTDLKAQLTHTDAQGRATMVDVGGKLPTCRTAVACATVSLGPTAFRLLRDNQLAKGDALTVAQLAGIMASKQTSTLIPLCHPLPLDHTSVTFHLDELLNAVVITATCRTTGRTGVEMEALTTASVTALTVYDMCKAVSHDIIITDIKLVSKTGGEKDFHRHSKQEE; encoded by the exons ATGACAGCATACTCCCCTTTTCAGCATTCTTGACTGACAACTTTGGCCGCAGGCACAACTACCTACGAATCTCCCTCACAGAAAAATGCAACTTCCGCT GTCAGTACTGCATGCCAGAGGAGGGGGTGAAGCTCACACCGCGGGGCCAGCTGCTATCCACCTCTGAGGTGCTGACCCTGGCTCGCCTCTTCGTCCAAGAGGGGGTGGACAAGATCCGCCTCACTGGAGGGGAGCCGCTCATCAGACCTGATGTGCTCCATATTATCA CTGAGCTCAGAAAGTTGGAGGGCCTCAAGACTATCGCCATGACAACCAATGGCATGAACTTGGCTCGGCTTTTGCCAAACCTTAAAGACGCCGGATTGGACCTGATCAACATCAGCCTGGATTCATTAGTTCCTGCCAAATTTGAGTTTATTGTCAGACGGAAAG GGTTTCACAAAGTAATGGAGGGCGTTGAAAAGGCCATTGAATTGGGCTACAGTCCTGTGAAg ATCAACTGCGTGGTCATGCGAGGCCTGAATGAGGATGAGCTGCTTGATTTTGCAGCACTGACAGAGAAGAAGCCTCTGGAGGTGCGCTTTATAGAGTACATGCCCTTCGATG GCAACAAGTGGAACTTTAAGAAGATGGTGAGCTACCAGGAGATGCTGGACCGCATCAGGCAGAAGTGGCCCGACCTGGAGAAGCTTCAAgctggacagacagacacagccaAG ACATTTAAAGTGCCAGGCTTCAAAGGTCAGCTGGGCTTCATCACCTCCATGTCCGACCATTTCTGTCGCTCCTGCAATCGTTTACGCATCACTGCAGACGGCAACCTAAAG gtgtgtttgtttggtaacTCAGAGGTCTCCCTCAGAGATGTCTTACGCTCTGGCGCGTCTGATGAAGAGCTGCTGCAAATTATTGGTGCTGCTGTGGGCCGGAAGAAGAAACAGCATGCAG GCATGTTCAGTATCTCTCAGATGAAGAACAGGCCTATGATCCTCATTG GTACCACATCTCAGACGTTCCTGCCAAAGCTACAAGACAGCAAGAGGGCTTTCCTCATTAGTTCCCAGCTTAAAAATGACACGTTCCTCTCTCCAGCAACAACTCATCATTTAGGCAGCAGGAAAGTCTTGAATAGAGAGGATTGTTTGTGCCTTTCAGACTCCACTAACTTAACACAGGAAGCCAGTGTTTGCTGCTCTGGAACCTTAATGAGTGGGGGTACCCATGTTAAGATGCATATCAACACAGAAAAACCTAACCACAATGAAGTAGCATCCCTTCCCTCTGCAGAGATTGATAATGATCACATTAGTTGTCACACTAAGACTGAATGTTTCAGAACACGCACAAATGTCACAAGCTATGTTAATGAAGTCTGTCTCAGGAACGCACAAGCCCTGAGTCCTAATGTTCTGACGAGCCACGTGTCCAGGACCCCAGGAGCAGCTGTTTTTTGCACACTGCTGATAGATGCCAAAATAAATCAGAGAAACCACCCTGTTAGATTCTGCCACAGTCAAAATTCCAACAAGGTTGCCAGTTGTAAACAGTCTGAGAGCAACCAGACAACAGATCTCAAAGCTCAGCTGACACATACAGACGCCCAGGGCCGCGCCACCATGGTGGATGTCGGGGGGAAACTTCCCACATGTCGAACAGCCGTAGCCTGCGCCACCGTTAGCTTAGGCCCCACCGCCTTCCGCCTGCTTCGAGATAACCAGCTGGCCAAGGGCGACGCCTTGACTGTGGCGCAGTTGGCTGGCATCATGGCTTCGAAGCAGACCTCCACCCTCATCCCCCTCTGCCACCCTTTACCCTTAGACCACACCTCTGTCACATTTCACCTGGATGAGCTTCTTAATGCCGTCGTCATCACAGCGACATGTCGCACCACGGGCAGGACGGGAGTGGAGATGGAGGCTCTGACCACTGCTTCTGTAACAGCGCTCACCGTCTACGATATGTGCAAGGCGGTGAGccatgacatcatcatcacgGATATAAAACTCGTCAGTAAGACAGGCGGTGAAAAGGACTTTCATCGTCATTCAAAACAGGAAGAATGA
- the LOC113011917 gene encoding interferon-inducible GTPase 5-like: protein MDTPSELFENNELHEEIKEAMNKSQEEGAAKIMELLDQQKNTPLNIAITGECGSGKSTFVNALRGLSDDDENSAPTGPIETTKKATLYTHPKYPNVKIWDLPGIGTTKFPAAKYLEHVEFQKFDFFIIISDTRFRENDVKLAHEIQRMKKKFYFVRSKIDNDLRMEQKKKGFNEEETVSKIRNNCIEGLQNEGLESPQVFLVSSSEPHKYDFSLLGETLEKQLPAHKRNALLLAMPIINLEIIGKKKEIFQGRIKYYAAQAVICPISTILKDVTREYQAGFGLDCESLQKLADSIGLPLSDLEAVMKYPLADNEKFMAVFTDILSLSARSASVAVGEKLNIFSAIGFVGSTALSCCSTYYNINRLLDMFVDDAQRVFTKVLDHVAAKP, encoded by the exons ATGGATACTCCATCTGAACTCTTTGAAAACAATGAACTTCATGAAGAAATTAAGGAAGCAATGAATAAAAGCCAGGAAGAAGGGGCTGCTAAGATCATGGAGCTTTTGGATCAGCAGAAAAACACTCCACTAAATATTGCCATCACTGGAGAATGTGGTTCTGGGAAATCCACCTTTGTTAATGCTCTTAGAGGCCTATCAGATGATGATGAGAACTCTGCGCCTACTGGTCCAATTGAAACCACCAAAAAGGCCACACTATACACTCATCCAAAGTATCCCAATGTTAAAATATGGGATCTCCCTGGAATTGGCACCACCAAGTTTCCAGCTGCTAAGTACCTAGAGCATGTTGAGTTTCAGAAGTTTGACTTCTTCATCATTATCTCAGACACTCGCTTCAGGGAAAATGATGTGAAACTTGCTCATGAGATTCAGAGGATGAagaaaaagttctactttgttCGCTCAAAGATTGACAACGATTTGCGtatggaacaaaaaaagaaaggattcAATGAAGAGGAGACTGTTTCCAAAATCAGAAATAACTGTATTGAAG GGCTTCAAAATGAAGGTCTAGAGTCCCCCCAAGTATTCCTGGTGTCCAGTTCTGAGCCCCACAAGTACGATTTCAGCCTTTTAGGGGAGACTCTTGAAAAGCAACTTCCTGCACACAAAAGGAATGCTCTGCTGTTGGCCATGCCCATCATCAACCTGGAGATAATCGGCAAGAAGAAGGAGATATTTCAGGGCAGGATTAAATATTATGCTGCTCAAGCTGTTATTTGCCCAATTTCCACTATTTTGAAAGATGTCACCAGAGAATACCAAGCTGGGTTTGGTCTCGATTGTGAGTCACTGCAGAAACTCGCCGATAGCATAGGACTGCCTTTGAGTGATTTAGAAGCTGTCATGAAATATCCTCTTGCTGATAACGAAAAGTTCATGGCTGTTTTTACAGATATCCTCTCATTATCAGCTCGTTCAGCCTCTGTAGCTGTGGGTGAAAAGTTGAATATCTTTTCAGCTATAGGGTTTGTGGGATCAACAGCATTGTCATGTTGCTCAACATACTACAATATAAACCGTTTGCTGGATATGTTTGTTGATGATGCACAGAGGGTTTTCACAAAGGTTTTAGATCATGTGGCAGCTAAGCCCTGA